A stretch of DNA from Solea solea chromosome 20, fSolSol10.1, whole genome shotgun sequence:
CATgattatattaatattgataaGTTGCTGTTTAAAGTACTGataataaaaatttaaaaaaacatctaaagCAGTGGAACAACATGGTTCTTATGTGATCTGTGCATCATAACATGCAAACATCACGGTCACGGTTAACCTGATATGACGATGGCAGCACTGCCCTGCTCGTCATGTAAGGTGTCACGTATGAACAGTAACACATGTGCACGTTAACGCTCTCCAGGCTCATGATCACTCGCAGGCGTTTGGAGACTCCAGTTTCAACACTGGCCCTGGAATCGCATGTATTTTGACTACAGCATCCAGGCAATAATAACAGCGAGGTACATTTCCGAGACCTGGCTCTGCACACAGAGCCAAATTGAAAGCATCTGCgctgtgcacgcacacacacacacacacacacacacacacacaacgtcaTGGAAATCCGTTCGCACAGAGTCGAGAATGTCTGTGCACTTTCTGTAACTTCTCAGTGACTAACAtgaggccgtgtgtgtgtgtgtgtgttgtaatgaAAGAGCTGCAGGAGAGTGGAATGCTACGAGGCCAGCAGACAGAACCGAGAACTCTGGTGACTAGTTAGTGATCAGTGTCTCATTGTTTTCTCTCATTGATCATTAACCCATGGTGTTAAGTTTCTCTCACTGATTAACACGGGgccctgcagcagctgcaacatcacaaacacCATCTTTGTATAGCTCCTCAGATCCATTTGAAGCTCAGTAAAGTAGcttttatacatattatattgtattttatttacaaatttgTGTGTTAACATTTTACATGTAGTTTCAATCATGTTCTTTCTATTGCTTTTAATTGACCTTTAATATATTAAGTTTGCTCTCAACTTTGTCATTTCTATActtgtattattttatcataacttgtctgtttatattcttatatatatgtacttttttaattcctttcattattatttttgaatgcaAACTCAGGGCTTTGctgtaaagcagcagcagcagctcaatgCTCAGTCATTTTTTCCTTGAGAATCACAAAGGTTATATATAAATTACATACTGCAGAGAACTAGCTTCTTCACATACCAGTGAAAATATGCCAAGTATTGCTGCGGTAACTATAAaactccttctttttttttttttttataccatttCCGATTTCCTAGGCCAACTCTTggcaagaaaacaaatatgtgcATTTCTCGAAAACATATTATCTCACTTCATAAACACCACTGTGGAGCAGAAGACTTTGGGTTTCAGTGAGTGAGGGTTTTAATTTGACCAGCTGGGCTGTAGATTCCTGTCCCTGGAAACTAAAAGAGAACTTTGTGTAAATGAGGCTCTGACCAAAACGCTGTCTGGAAGAGTCCGGGAGGCACGGTGACAggtttgttgtgagaaatagcTCCTCACTCtgtgaaaagcaaaacaaaccgGCTGGGGCCATGTTGAGGATTTCAGACATGTGGTTTCCTgttgagagaaaagagagacaaCCCACGGGCTCGACTGGGTAGTCAAATAGATGCCTTTCTCATTTGTTAGCTTCCTTTATTTTGACGGGGCCGCGCTCCTCACGTATAATCTTCCCTTGAAACCCaccattatttgttttttcttttttctttattctgtctGCGTTCAGTTATATAATGTGAACACGTTCTATttcacagccaaagtgaagcaTCCCTTTTCTAAGCTTAGATAAGCTCCAGTTATGTGGCTCTTTGATGAAGTCATGGTACCAATGATTCCatttagaatgtgttttctcaTTAAGCTCATTGTGTCTGGAAAACGTCTCTTCATGGGTCCTCGTTTACGACTGCAGCTTAAATGCAGCGCAAGTATAAACTTTCACTATTTGCCAAAACCCGGAGCAGTTACCAGACGCACCACCTCCTAAATTATAAGAATCAGACGCAAACTATAAAGAGACACAATATGTGGTCGACTGGGTCAGGGTTTGGAGCAGTTTTGCATTTGTGGTCTAGACGCTATCTTTAGCTTTCTGATGCTTATAGACATTCCACATGGGAGGGTCAGTTTCCTCTGCTGTTCTGAGAATACTACGATACTTGATGCAATCTGCCAATACTCACTTTTATTTCTTGACACTGTGGAAGACAAACGGTCGTCCAGAAAAAGCACAAGTGGAAAAGTACAGTGTTTCAGATGGcgacgagaagaagaagaagaagaaaaatccatGAGAATTCTAAAGTGGAACATGTTTTAAATCGTACTGTGGGCTTTAGAAATGTgaaaaatcatttgttttctggAACTCTGCTGCCAGTCACACTGGTCCACTCATAGGTGCTGTCTCTTTTTCCCTAAATGGGAATATAATTTATAAAATTATAGAgctgaatcgattattaatcgatgactaaatgaatcgacaactattttgataatcgattaaacggtttgaagcttttttcatgattaaaacaagatttccgattgtttaagcttcttaaatgtgtatattttcttaatttctttgctctggataacaaagaaatcattaaaagtcaatcgtttggtttgtggacaaaacaagacatttgagaacatcatcatttccaggtttgacgaacaccgatcaacatttttttaaggttttataataatttatggaccaatcgattaatcgagaaaataatcgacagattaatcaattataaaaacaatcgttagttgcaggtcTATCAAAttaacatcatgttctattgaagagcTGAGACTAGTGATTTTATAAATCAAGCTCATTTTAACATTCAAACAGTTCTTTTTGAAACTagtagagtcgccccctggtggctgactgctctttcttcacttttccaaaaaaaacatgaccatTTGTATACTGATGCAATAAACGACTCAATCGTGAGTTGTCTGACTGAAGAATAATAGCAGGAAATAGCATTTTCTGTGACTTAAACTTGAATAATTCTCACTTCATCTTCACTCTCTGTTTCCCCAGACAAGGATTCCCCAGTGGTTGAAGTCATCTTAGTGAGCCTGGTGCCTCTGCTGGTCATGGCTGTTGTCGTCATCACTTCCTTCTACTGCTATCGCGTTTACCGCCAGCGACAAGCCAGCTCCAGGCGCAAGAAGGGCCCGCCGCTGGACTTCAGCGACGGCCGCGCCATCATGATCGATGACGAGCGTTCGGACAGCAGCTCCACGCTCGCAAATAACCTCAACCACAACACGGAGCTGCTGCCCATCGAGCTGGACGTCCAGGTCGGAAAGGGCCGCTTTGCAGAAGTCTACAAGGCCAAGCTGAAGCAGGGCTCCGCGGTCAGCGAGGAGCAGGGCTTCGAGACCGTGGCGGTCAAGATCTTCTCGTACGAGGAGTACGCGTCGTGGAAAAACGAGAAGGACATCTTCTCGGACGCAGACCTGAGGCATGAGAACGTGCTCCACTTCCTGACCGCCGAGGAGCGGAAGGTGCAGAGACAGTACTGGCTGATCACGGCCTACCACCCCAGAGGGAATCTTCAAGAATACCTGAGTCATCATATTATCAGCTGGCAGGACCTGCGGGTGCTCGGGAGCTCGCTGGCGTGTGGCGTGGCTCACCTTCACAGCGACCACACGTCCTGCGGTCGATACAAGGTGGCCATCGCGCACAGGGACATTAAGAGCTCCAACATACTTGTGAAGAGCGACCTCACCTGCTGCCTGTGTGACTTTGGCCTCGCGCTGCGGCTGGACAGCAATCTGTCTGTGGACGAGCTGGCCAACAGCGGGCAGGTAAACCCTTCTCGCCCTAAATTTgggcattttatttgtttttttgcttggcTCGATCCCTTCAAGGGATAAGAAATAAATCCTCTCCTCCCATGATTTGTGCTCAGGCCGTTCCGAGCGCTGCGCCGCTATATATTTCTTTGAAGGTATTTATCCGACCCTGAAAGTGTTCATCAAACTTTTCCCTTCTGAGTCTCATCACTCAGAGATACCACCCCTAAATATTTGGCCTTCTCTATATCTTATTCCCAGATGGATCGCGCTGATAGAAATTGTGCTGTAATTCCTCTTAGGTTGACATTTTATTGTAGTCACCAGGCAAACAGGCTAGATTGATTCTTAATGGACTCATTATGCTGATGTAATAGACCAGAGTCATATTAGACTCCATTATGAAAATGACTCAtgatagaaagaaagaagaaaaaaaaaggcctcaCCCTTTGCTGTACAGGACACCTAATGCATTGTAATTCCCTTAATGCATTTGGAGGAAGCGCCTGTGAACACATTTTCCAGTGCAGTAATTATGTGAAGACAAGCAACATGCTGTTGAGCTCTGTGCTGCCTTTGTTTAGCCACTTATTTAATCATCAAACATGTTTGGGTTCATATAAAAGTGATATGACGCCTATGACATGACCACCTCAGATAAATAACTCTCACTGCTGAGATTATGTGCTTAGCGACgccttgtttttaaataaacaactcTGTTATTTTGGGTTTGTTCACCTGCCACTCATAAACCTGCAGTGTGTAGCTTTTAATGCTTTTAGTTGTTGATAATGTTCTTTCTCTGTTctctggtctttgtgaacagacacagtttaaccctttaacacaagTGCACgctgcattaccgtaattacgccgCGGTTTGtgccatcaaaaaaaaaaagctgagaagtttAGTGAGTAGTGGTTATACGTACATTTCAcctgcgctgttgcaggaagccggcgaatcagcgtctttgttaccagagaggagagagttggaaaaacgcctgtacatagtttccattttgtggcctgtttttggacattgagacaaagactcaaacaaatgttactttttaAATCTAGTTTTCATGTAGAATTATGTCAATGTAAGAATGAAGGGAGTGATTTAGACAACAAACATAACCATTTGTATACTGAAGTGATCTATTATTAGTTTGCCCAGTTGTTATAGTAAATAGCAGGAAATAGCATTTTCTGTGACTTAAACTTTAATAGTTCTTGGTATTGGCACTTTATCTTCACTTTAGTTAGTAGTGGTTACATGGTACAGTATACTATACAATATATGTATTGTATACTCAAAATCTAGTTTTCATGTACaagtacagtgttttttttgttttttcttcattttaaattgttaatacactattttcacatgcagtaaattgtaagtaACTGCCAAAAATTCaacgttattctggaaaaatgggcaaaaagcaccttttctggcccttttatggttaaaataagaaaagaaaagtccaGAGGGACACTTTGAGTCTTtgttgttaaagggttaataatcTCTGTGTGCTGCATCTTTCATGTGAAAACAGGCTCAGTCAGGCAACTCGAGCCGTGTCCCAATAGTCAAGGCTGCGTCTTTCGTTGTCCGGACGTTGTCAAAATGTGTCACGGCGCCGCGTCACGGGCCGTCCCAACTGTCACATGAATCTTCGGCCGACATTTGCCCGTCCGTGAAGGACACATCTGGTGTATCCTTCGCGGCCGAGCCGTATCCCACAATTCTTTGCACGCCAGCGCGAAACCACACAAACGACTCCCTCCCCTAAAACCACACaacaacacgacacaaacacatgtcttTTGGAAAAACAGGCTTGGTGGAgctcagagacaaacacaaaaggcaAACTCAACTCTAAAATAGTAGCACTACAAATGGATTTGAAGctttgtgtgtcttgttttgttgtgatgGGGGCATTCTTCATGTTATAACAGGGTTTGGTTTTGAAGAATCTACATTTTCTAGATTCAAATGTTGCTTGAAGAGCATTGTGTgaatttatttaacctttttcttacTATTAACATCTGTATTAGGGCTTCTCTTACCTTTGACCATCACTGACGCATGTCCGTCTCCTCTCAGGTGGGAACAGCCAGGTACATGGCTCCAGAGGTGCTGGAGTCAAGAATCAACCTAGAAAACATTGAGTCTTTCAAACAGGCCGACGTTTACTCCATGGCTCTCGTTCTGTGGGAGATCATCTCCAGGTGCAGCGCGATCGGAGGTGAGTAATGGcggttgaaaaacaaacattatgaaCAGGTTAATGTGTAATGTGCTTCAGGTCACATTTGTCAGGATTGAAGAAAAGAGGAATTACTGATTTAAATAGTAGTGTCAGATCAATATTTCACTTTGAAGGCAAATGCATCCGTTTTAGTTCCAACAGCAAATATTTCTtggaacattttaaaatgcttacatttttttattttcttatgccAAACAATCTAATCCATAAATCCATGTGGGCGGACCACAGGACAATAAAACCTTAAATCCCTTTTTTTAAGTTGAGCAACTTTGTAATAAGCCTataaatttgacacaaaacatTAGTTTCACTTCAGTGAATGAGAATGTGTCATAAATTATAGGTTATTCATTCTGCAGCTACATCTAAGGAAGAATACTTCAGATATAGACAACAATAACAAGCAAGGCCAGTTTTCAGGCAAACGTCACTTTAACCTCAGTTTACCACATAGGAAATATGAGaataagtgtttttattacTCATCCTGGTGCCAATTCTGCTGCGCTGATGCCAGCGTGTTGCTTTCACTGAGGTTTTTGAAACATGGTTTAACATGTTTGGGAGATACACTGCAACGAGcctgagagagagtgtggaTTCCCTGCTTCCAGCGAAAAATAATAGTCCAGCACGTAATCCCTCGTAAAACGACAACGTGGCTGGCAGACACGGGGAGTTGTTTGTTATTCTTTTTCCTCCAGTTGTCAACACTTTGAGGTTGTCAAACCACTCCTCGCCAAATACGGTACACTACGCTGCCTCCCTCTGTattctctttgtgtgttgttATCATAGATGGTAGATGGAAGGAGAATATATTGAATCGCCACCAGGAGGAGTTGATGATCTAAATCGATAGTATGGTGTCTTCTTCAATAGTGCGAGATGtcgattatttttattttatttttttaaatatgttcccATTTACAAAGAAATAGATGCTAAATCTAAATACTTATTAATctaatatactttattaatccccttagggaaattatttctcggcatttgacccatcctagaattaggagcagtgggctgccacactgagtagcgcccggggagcaatgggggttgggtacattgctcaggggtaccccagctctgttgacctggtggggacttgaaccggcgaccctccagttacaagccaagttggacaccagtgtgattgacggctgatatcgtccaataggagcctggttgtaAATGAGTTCAGAGACGTCATTTATCGTCAGTTGTGTTAAACACACGCCTGCTTCTGTTCCCACCATGTTCTGCACGTGCACTGAAAAACATCGCTCGTGACCTTTGGCTAAAAATACAGATGATCACGAGTTTAGCCGGCGTCATCGCGAGTAAAGGAAATCAATACGACGCTGATGAGTGAAACGTGTGTAAAGATCTTCACAAACACTgtaagcagagaaaaaaaacgctTGACTTCCAAGGAAATACAAGCGCATTGACGACGTTACCAATTAGGAGCCCGCTGACTAACTTCACCTTGAGTTTGCTGTGGTGCCGCGTGACGAGGCGTGTCCGCGCGTGTCCTCCGTGTTCTATTCACCACGGAGGGAACAGAGTTCTAATCGTGACCAACGCCACATCCGTCTTGTAGAAGTCTCAAGGATCCGCTGTGGCGTTTGCTAATGTGCCGTTACTCGTGTTTGTCATTCTGCAGCAAAAACAAGGCCGGGATATGTGCAAATAATAGTAATGGGTGATTATCTGAAGGCAGCCTGTGGGGCAGTGTTTCATGGCGACAGTCagtcatttgttttcacttcCCTTTAGTGTCTCTGTGGTCCAGTTTGTTTCTTTGACTGCTGCTGTCTCCATTGTGTCAGAGCAGTGATTGAAAGCGGAGTTTGAGCACGAAACCCTTGGACTTTGGCGTTTTCCTGTTTTGCCCTCACACCCCCCTGTATCACACTGGTTACGCTGCCCAGGAGTGctctgaagaaaaagaaaagcctggATTTGTGACCCATAATCCCCTCTCCTTTTCCTTCCCAGCAGtaagaatatacagtatggggCCTGTGGGTACACCtttgaaagcaaaacaaaactatttccTGTTTTGCAAAGAAAGAGCACAGTCCCAAGACACACCGCTTTTAGAGTGGAGTTAATTCTGTGAGCATGGATGTCTCCCTCGGATGGTCTTTTGTGAGGAACATCTCTTGAGAGCAGACCAGACAGGAATACCTGCAGGAAGGGATGGACTAAATGAATCCAGGCTCCTTGGATGGAGGTTCCT
This window harbors:
- the LOC131447623 gene encoding TGF-beta receptor type-2-like; the protein is MELLRFSAFWCGTILFGSILLQQTEAFIIKMKRLCKFCDVRATTCTGKGSCKVECNITSICPHDDDVCVSIWRRKVDNITFDTVCHNPAQKLYGLVLEDYNNSKCEMKERKGMGSEFFICSCSEDECNERIFFNSNKDSPVVEVILVSLVPLLVMAVVVITSFYCYRVYRQRQASSRRKKGPPLDFSDGRAIMIDDERSDSSSTLANNLNHNTELLPIELDVQVGKGRFAEVYKAKLKQGSAVSEEQGFETVAVKIFSYEEYASWKNEKDIFSDADLRHENVLHFLTAEERKVQRQYWLITAYHPRGNLQEYLSHHIISWQDLRVLGSSLACGVAHLHSDHTSCGRYKVAIAHRDIKSSNILVKSDLTCCLCDFGLALRLDSNLSVDELANSGQVGTARYMAPEVLESRINLENIESFKQADVYSMALVLWEIISRCSAIGEVKEYEPPFGNLREHPCVESMKDSVLRDRGRPEIPNSWINHTGIQMVCASIDDCWDHDPEARLTAQCVAERFDDMEYLDKLSDRSDSEEKIPEEIFVVDEK